A single window of Acinetobacter wuhouensis DNA harbors:
- a CDS encoding phenol hydroxylase subunit — MNQQQQLTKYIRITGDRDARFVEFDFAIHDPTLFVELVLPQEAFQHFCEINQVVEMTEEQQAWNDAQEDKWRYGVEPTVLNPAQPHVDQDDHA; from the coding sequence ATGAACCAACAACAGCAACTCACCAAATACATTCGTATTACAGGTGATCGTGATGCCCGATTTGTTGAATTTGATTTTGCGATTCACGATCCAACTTTATTTGTCGAACTAGTTCTACCTCAGGAAGCTTTTCAGCATTTTTGTGAAATAAATCAGGTCGTAGAAATGACAGAAGAACAGCAAGCATGGAATGACGCACAGGAAGACAAATGGCGTTATGGCGTTGAACCTACTGTCCTCAACCCAGCCCAACCTCATGTAGATCAAGACGATCACGCTTAA
- a CDS encoding aromatic/alkene monooxygenase hydroxylase subunit beta: protein MTLEIKTSSLAPIRQTYAYIERRFGNKPATRYQEVSFDVQATTNFHYRPLWKPDKTLNDKTHTALQMQDWYVFKDPRQFYYGAYVQHRARLQDTAESNYAFFEKRFLVENISEEVKQKIITCLLPFRYVEQTANLHMMSGSAYGYGTVITQACIFAAMDRLGMAQYISRIGLALDGNTGECLLQAKDAWMNDAAWQPLRKLCEQSLTEQDWFKLYVLQNLLIDSCIQSLVYGQFDQYLVENGARDVAMLTEFMQDCLTDLRKWSDPVFKLAIAESEENKALIQGWITELLPQVQEAFSAWAGLALGDSNIEQAVALIAERSKKAGLADI, encoded by the coding sequence ATGACTTTAGAAATTAAAACATCGAGCCTAGCCCCAATTCGCCAAACTTACGCGTACATTGAACGCCGTTTTGGCAATAAGCCAGCAACACGTTACCAGGAAGTCAGTTTTGATGTACAGGCAACCACCAACTTTCATTATCGCCCTTTATGGAAGCCTGATAAGACTTTGAATGATAAAACCCATACTGCCTTACAGATGCAGGACTGGTATGTGTTTAAAGACCCGCGTCAATTCTACTACGGCGCTTATGTACAGCATCGCGCACGTTTACAGGATACCGCTGAAAGCAATTATGCCTTCTTTGAAAAGCGTTTCCTGGTTGAAAATATCAGCGAAGAAGTGAAGCAAAAAATCATCACCTGCCTACTCCCATTTCGCTATGTAGAGCAAACCGCAAATCTTCACATGATGTCAGGCAGTGCCTATGGTTATGGCACAGTCATTACCCAAGCCTGTATTTTTGCGGCAATGGATCGCCTCGGTATGGCGCAATACATTTCTCGTATTGGCTTGGCACTGGATGGCAATACGGGTGAGTGTTTATTGCAAGCCAAAGATGCCTGGATGAATGATGCAGCCTGGCAACCGCTTCGTAAATTGTGCGAACAAAGTCTGACTGAACAGGACTGGTTCAAACTCTATGTGCTGCAAAACCTGTTAATTGATAGCTGTATCCAAAGCCTTGTCTATGGACAGTTTGATCAATACTTAGTGGAAAATGGCGCACGTGACGTGGCGATGCTGACTGAGTTTATGCAGGACTGTTTGACCGATTTACGTAAATGGTCTGACCCTGTATTCAAACTTGCCATTGCAGAATCTGAGGAAAATAAAGCCCTGATTCAAGGCTGGATTACTGAACTATTACCACAGGTCCAGGAAGCGTTTAGCGCATGGGCAGGTCTTGCATTGGGTGATAGCAATATCGAACAAGCTGTTGCACTGATCGCAGAGCGTAGCAAAAAAGCGGGTTTAGCTGACATTTAA
- a CDS encoding MmoB/DmpM family protein codes for MTSKVYLALQDNDTSRYIIEAIEQDNPDATIQYLPAMIRVESETGLIIRAETVSEKLGQDWDIQELQLNMITLGGNVDEDDDTFTLKWN; via the coding sequence ATGACTTCAAAAGTTTATTTAGCGCTACAGGACAATGATACCTCTCGCTACATCATCGAAGCGATTGAACAGGATAATCCCGATGCCACGATTCAGTATTTACCAGCCATGATCCGTGTGGAAAGTGAAACAGGTTTGATCATTCGTGCAGAAACGGTGTCTGAAAAACTCGGACAGGACTGGGACATTCAAGAGTTACAACTGAATATGATCACGCTGGGTGGCAACGTCGATGAAGACGATGACACCTTTACCCTGAAATGGAATTAA
- a CDS encoding aromatic/alkene/methane monooxygenase hydroxylase/oxygenase subunit alpha — translation MNTDVKNTKTATKTATKKLNAKDRYRMLTRDLDWDFSYADRKDAFPYEEFEGIKITDWSKWEDPFRLTMDSYWKYQAEKEKKLYAIFDAFAQNNGQMNVSNERYLNAIKLFLTAVTPLEYQAYQGYAHVGRQFSGIGARIASQMQSIDELRHVQTQIHAMSHYNKFFDGFQDWSHMHDRVWYLSVPKSFFEDARSAGPFEFLLAISFAFEYVLTNLLFVPFMSGAAYNGDMATVTFGFSAQSDEARHMTLGLEIVKFLLEQHEDNVPIVQEWIDKWFWRGTRLLSIVGMMMDYMLPNKVMSWKEAWETYFEEAGGALFKDLSRYGIRMPKYSEVIEKEKEHVSHQAWWIFYNFGHAAGFHTWIPTDEEMDWLSAKYPDTFDKYYRPKWEMARKLEAEGKRFYSNGLPQLCQICQIPMTFTEMDGDQTMFSYRDSIYKGERYHTCSDGCHDIFEREPEKYIQAWLPVNQILQGNCGGPDLETILRDYYNFNVGADNLDIEGSPDQERWKKWKGA, via the coding sequence ATGAATACTGATGTTAAAAATACAAAAACAGCGACTAAAACCGCAACTAAAAAGCTGAATGCCAAAGACCGCTATCGCATGCTGACCCGTGATCTGGATTGGGACTTTTCCTATGCAGATCGTAAAGATGCCTTTCCTTATGAAGAGTTTGAAGGCATTAAAATCACCGATTGGTCTAAATGGGAAGATCCATTCCGTTTGACCATGGATTCATACTGGAAATATCAGGCGGAGAAAGAGAAAAAACTCTATGCCATTTTCGATGCTTTTGCACAAAACAATGGGCAAATGAATGTTTCCAATGAACGTTATTTAAATGCCATTAAACTGTTTTTAACTGCAGTTACACCTTTAGAATATCAAGCGTATCAAGGCTATGCCCATGTAGGTCGTCAGTTTAGCGGGATCGGTGCACGTATTGCATCACAAATGCAATCTATTGATGAATTGCGTCATGTGCAAACTCAAATTCATGCCATGAGCCACTACAATAAATTCTTTGATGGCTTCCAAGATTGGTCGCACATGCATGACCGTGTGTGGTATTTGTCAGTACCAAAATCATTCTTTGAAGATGCACGTTCAGCAGGTCCATTCGAGTTTTTATTGGCGATTAGCTTTGCTTTTGAATATGTATTGACCAACTTATTGTTCGTTCCATTCATGTCTGGTGCGGCTTATAACGGCGATATGGCGACGGTAACTTTTGGTTTCTCTGCGCAGTCTGATGAAGCACGTCACATGACACTCGGTCTGGAAATTGTCAAATTCTTACTTGAGCAACATGAAGACAACGTGCCAATCGTTCAGGAATGGATTGATAAATGGTTCTGGCGTGGTACTCGCCTACTCTCGATCGTCGGCATGATGATGGATTACATGCTTCCGAATAAAGTCATGTCCTGGAAAGAAGCATGGGAAACTTATTTTGAAGAAGCAGGCGGTGCATTGTTCAAAGACTTGAGCCGTTACGGTATTCGCATGCCGAAATACTCAGAAGTAATTGAAAAAGAGAAAGAACACGTTTCGCATCAAGCATGGTGGATTTTCTATAACTTCGGTCATGCTGCAGGCTTCCATACGTGGATTCCAACGGATGAAGAAATGGATTGGTTATCTGCAAAATATCCAGACACCTTCGATAAATACTATCGTCCAAAATGGGAAATGGCACGTAAATTAGAGGCTGAAGGCAAACGTTTCTATAGCAACGGCTTACCACAATTGTGCCAGATCTGTCAGATTCCGATGACCTTTACGGAAATGGATGGCGACCAAACCATGTTTAGTTACCGTGACAGCATTTATAAAGGCGAGCGTTATCACACCTGTTCAGATGGTTGTCATGACATTTTCGAACGTGAACCTGAGAAATACATCCAGGCATGGTTACCAGTGAACCAGATCCTGCAAGGCAACTGTGGTGGTCCAGATTTAGAAACGATTTTACGTGACTATTACAACTTTAATGTTGGTGCAGACAATTTAGATATTGAAGGTTCACCAGACCAGGAACGCTGGAAAAAATGGAAAGGTGCATAA
- a CDS encoding phenol hydroxylase subunit P4, whose amino-acid sequence MPVQAIQDNYQFEALDLQKNYGDNMLLFIGWDHHTLFCSAHAFVVSPQQTLQELIDQQIAGGFSQHPEFAEIDWSTVQFTLNRETLNADFSKTLAEQGFDHKSLLRFVTPNLTGYKGSHV is encoded by the coding sequence ATGCCAGTACAAGCAATCCAAGACAATTATCAATTTGAAGCTCTTGATCTACAAAAAAATTATGGCGACAACATGCTGTTATTTATTGGTTGGGATCATCACACCCTTTTTTGTTCAGCGCATGCTTTTGTGGTGTCACCACAACAAACTTTGCAGGAATTGATTGATCAGCAAATCGCAGGTGGATTCAGCCAGCATCCTGAATTTGCAGAAATTGATTGGTCAACTGTGCAATTTACCTTAAACCGCGAAACACTGAATGCTGATTTCTCCAAAACATTAGCAGAACAAGGCTTCGATCATAAATCTCTTTTACGCTTTGTCACGCCAAATTTAACGGGCTACAAAGGCAGTCATGTTTAA
- a CDS encoding NADH:ubiquinone reductase (Na(+)-transporting) subunit F, translating into MSYQVTIEPIGTTIEVEEDQTILDAALRQGVWLPFACGHGTCGTCKVQVTDGFYDVGEASPFALMDIEREENKVLACCCKPESDMVIEADVDEDEDFLGYLVEDYQAKVIEIKDLSPTIKGIRLQIDRAMQFQAGQYVNIQLPNIEGTRAFSIANSPNEEGIVELHIRKVEGGAATTYVHENLQQGDELDISGPYGQFFVRKSDDRGVIFIAGGSGLSSPQSMILDLLEAGETRNIYLFQGARDVSELYNREIFENLVKEHANFHYIPALNAPKAEDAWTGFTGFVHEAVASHFENKCSGHKAYLCGPPPMIDAAISTLMQSRLFEKDIHTERFLSAADGANGQSRSALFKHI; encoded by the coding sequence ATGAGTTATCAAGTTACCATTGAACCAATCGGTACCACGATTGAAGTCGAAGAAGATCAAACCATCCTTGATGCTGCTTTGCGTCAAGGGGTCTGGCTCCCTTTCGCTTGCGGGCATGGCACATGCGGCACCTGTAAAGTACAAGTGACTGATGGTTTTTATGATGTCGGTGAAGCCTCTCCTTTTGCGCTGATGGATATTGAGCGTGAGGAAAATAAGGTTTTGGCATGTTGCTGTAAACCTGAATCTGACATGGTCATTGAAGCGGATGTCGATGAAGATGAGGATTTCTTAGGCTATTTGGTTGAAGATTACCAAGCCAAAGTGATTGAAATTAAAGACTTATCTCCAACCATTAAAGGCATTCGTTTGCAAATTGATCGTGCGATGCAATTCCAGGCAGGTCAGTATGTAAATATCCAATTGCCAAATATTGAAGGTACACGTGCATTTTCAATCGCCAATTCACCAAATGAAGAAGGCATTGTCGAACTGCATATCCGTAAAGTTGAAGGCGGAGCAGCCACGACTTATGTACATGAGAATTTACAACAAGGCGATGAACTGGATATTTCAGGACCTTATGGGCAATTCTTTGTGCGTAAGTCTGATGATCGTGGTGTGATTTTCATTGCAGGTGGTTCAGGTCTATCAAGCCCGCAATCGATGATTCTGGATTTACTCGAAGCGGGTGAAACAAGGAATATCTATTTATTCCAAGGTGCACGTGATGTTTCAGAACTGTATAACCGTGAAATTTTTGAAAATCTTGTCAAAGAACATGCAAACTTTCACTACATCCCTGCATTGAATGCCCCTAAGGCTGAAGATGCCTGGACGGGTTTCACAGGATTTGTGCATGAAGCGGTTGCCAGTCATTTTGAGAATAAATGCAGTGGGCATAAAGCCTATTTGTGTGGTCCTCCACCAATGATTGATGCAGCCATTTCAACCCTGATGCAGAGCCGTTTATTTGAAAAAGATATTCATACCGAACGCTTCTTAAGTGCAGCTGATGGCGCAAACGGACAGTCACGTTCGGCATTGTTTAAGCATATTTAA
- a CDS encoding SphA family protein, which yields MKKIVSLTLPFIIGFLTTSAHATENGGDSFALGAEGMMAGALPPPGVYLLNYYQNYHAGSFDNGPPNFHADVNAIIPRLVWMTKQNYLGGQLGFYAAQPFVDLRLSAAGMSDSNSGLGDLIIGSMLGWHHGSHHWIGAVEGVLDTGKYDSATPTQPLVANIGKNYNTVRPIIAYTYAPQNGLDISTKLSYSFNTENDDTKYKSGEYFAGDYSVGYKLNDHVKVAVEGYAFKQTESDEVNGDKIGMRGQVLAVGPAIQYQDKNWSLEAKYLKETNVENRPEGHTSYLKFVWAF from the coding sequence ATGAAAAAAATCGTAAGTTTAACGCTTCCTTTCATCATCGGTTTCCTGACCACATCCGCACACGCCACAGAAAATGGCGGGGACTCTTTTGCACTTGGTGCGGAAGGCATGATGGCAGGTGCATTACCACCACCTGGTGTCTATTTACTCAACTACTATCAGAATTACCATGCAGGCAGTTTTGATAATGGACCACCGAACTTTCATGCCGATGTCAATGCAATCATCCCCCGTTTAGTTTGGATGACCAAGCAAAATTATCTGGGTGGGCAACTCGGTTTCTATGCTGCTCAACCATTTGTAGATTTACGACTTTCGGCAGCAGGTATGTCAGACAGTAATAGTGGTTTAGGTGATTTAATTATCGGTTCAATGCTAGGCTGGCATCATGGAAGTCATCACTGGATCGGTGCTGTCGAAGGTGTTTTAGACACTGGGAAATATGACTCAGCAACACCGACTCAACCTTTGGTTGCCAATATCGGTAAAAATTACAATACCGTGCGCCCGATCATTGCCTATACCTATGCCCCCCAGAATGGTTTAGATATTTCGACCAAACTGTCCTATAGCTTCAACACTGAAAATGATGACACCAAGTATAAGTCTGGAGAATATTTTGCAGGTGATTATAGCGTAGGCTATAAACTCAATGACCATGTCAAAGTTGCTGTCGAAGGCTACGCCTTTAAGCAAACTGAATCAGATGAGGTAAATGGGGATAAAATTGGTATGCGTGGACAGGTTTTAGCGGTTGGCCCTGCAATTCAATATCAAGATAAAAATTGGTCACTTGAAGCAAAATATCTGAAAGAAACCAATGTTGAAAATCGCCCTGAAGGTCATACCAGTTACTTAAAATTTGTTTGGGCATTCTGA
- the mutS gene encoding DNA mismatch repair protein MutS codes for MSINELTTDLSNHTPMMQQYLKVKMQHPHSLMFYRMGDFYELFFDDAKKAAKLLGITLTHRGKANSNPIPMAGVPFHAAEGYLARLVKKGETVVICEQIGEVTGKGPVERGVVRIITPGTLTDDALLTATQTSNLVALCFQQNQIGIALLDLSAGIFKVQQQEFKSEQLAIELARLMPSEILVDEDIVDPNIIEQIKKQIECPITKRPNVDFNLNNAQKTLCDQFAVSTLSGFGIDHLPLAKAAAAALIHYAKETQKTALPHIRSIKLEQSSDFIALDPVTRRNLEIIDPLFEHGTSLFGLINDCQTAMGGRLLARTLMQPLRDTQILDARLDAIDTLLKGYHESPVRLVLKEIGDIERVLSRVALGSARPRDLVQLRQACAQIPFLRHALQPILSSTQSQLITQLNEELGDFNGLHQRLMSAIVEHPPVLLRDGNVIAEGFDDELDELRKIRDHAGQFLIDLEIKERESTGINTLKIGYNRVSGYYIELTRAQAEQAPDHYIRRQTLKNAERYITPELKSFEDKVLSSESRALAREKLLFEMLLDELRADIANLQMMSASIAHIDLLANFAHQARLNNWNRPEYSPEIGIKISAGRHPVVESLSKTPYTPNDTLLDFNHRMAIITGPNMGGKSTFMRQTALISLLAYCGSFVPAKAAKLGPIDRIFTRIGSADDLSTGKSTFMVEMTETSQILHHATNQSLVLMDEVGRGTSTYDGLSLAWACVLDLTKRIKCLCLFATHYFELTELSKEVAIDNYHVTAKELNGNLILLHKVQQGPASQSHGLQVAKLAGIPAGVIKEAQKRLKILEKQQQQQLQTVVQNDLFSDANLTEQLPEVEIIQEVIEVEKSSPALNALANLDVDDLTPRQALEQLYQLKQLLKS; via the coding sequence ATGTCGATCAATGAATTAACGACGGATCTCTCCAACCATACTCCAATGATGCAGCAATATCTAAAAGTAAAAATGCAGCATCCACACTCGTTAATGTTTTATCGTATGGGTGATTTCTACGAACTTTTCTTTGACGATGCAAAAAAAGCAGCAAAACTTTTAGGCATCACCCTAACCCATCGCGGAAAAGCCAATAGCAATCCGATTCCAATGGCTGGTGTGCCTTTTCATGCTGCCGAAGGCTATTTAGCGCGCTTAGTCAAAAAAGGCGAAACTGTTGTTATTTGTGAGCAGATTGGTGAGGTTACAGGAAAAGGTCCTGTAGAGCGCGGAGTGGTACGAATCATCACACCTGGAACATTAACCGATGATGCCTTACTCACAGCGACACAAACGTCTAATCTCGTCGCGCTATGTTTCCAACAAAATCAAATCGGGATTGCGCTACTTGATTTAAGTGCGGGTATTTTTAAAGTACAACAACAAGAATTTAAGTCTGAACAGCTTGCGATTGAATTGGCACGTCTAATGCCAAGTGAAATTTTGGTCGATGAAGATATTGTTGATCCAAACATCATTGAACAGATCAAAAAGCAAATTGAATGCCCGATTACCAAACGCCCAAATGTTGATTTTAATTTAAATAATGCTCAAAAAACCTTGTGCGATCAGTTTGCTGTTTCCACCTTATCTGGCTTTGGCATTGATCATTTACCTTTAGCCAAAGCTGCCGCTGCCGCACTGATTCATTATGCCAAAGAAACTCAAAAAACAGCGCTACCCCATATTCGTTCGATCAAATTAGAACAAAGCTCTGACTTTATCGCACTTGATCCTGTGACACGTCGTAACTTGGAAATTATTGATCCACTGTTTGAACACGGCACTTCACTGTTTGGTTTAATTAATGATTGCCAAACTGCAATGGGCGGACGACTGCTTGCTCGTACGTTAATGCAACCGCTTCGTGATACGCAGATTTTAGATGCTCGTCTTGATGCCATCGATACGCTTCTCAAAGGCTATCACGAATCACCTGTACGTTTGGTTCTCAAAGAAATTGGTGATATTGAACGTGTACTCAGCCGTGTTGCCTTAGGTAGTGCTCGCCCTCGCGATTTAGTTCAACTTCGTCAAGCTTGTGCGCAGATTCCCTTTTTAAGACATGCATTACAGCCTATTTTAAGCAGCACTCAATCACAATTGATCACGCAATTGAATGAAGAGTTAGGCGACTTTAATGGTCTACATCAGCGCTTAATGTCTGCGATTGTTGAACATCCACCTGTTTTATTACGTGATGGCAATGTCATTGCTGAAGGCTTTGATGACGAGTTGGATGAACTGCGTAAAATCCGTGATCATGCAGGACAATTCCTGATTGATTTAGAAATTAAAGAGCGTGAATCTACAGGAATTAATACTTTAAAAATCGGCTATAACCGTGTCAGTGGTTACTATATTGAATTGACACGTGCGCAAGCTGAACAAGCACCTGATCATTATATCCGTCGTCAAACTTTAAAAAATGCCGAGCGTTATATCACGCCTGAGCTGAAATCATTTGAAGATAAAGTACTTTCAAGTGAGTCACGCGCGCTTGCACGTGAAAAGTTGCTCTTCGAAATGCTGTTAGATGAATTACGTGCTGATATTGCCAATTTACAAATGATGAGTGCATCGATTGCACATATTGATTTATTGGCAAATTTTGCCCATCAAGCACGTTTAAATAATTGGAACCGCCCAGAATATAGCCCTGAAATTGGCATTAAAATCAGTGCAGGACGTCACCCAGTTGTTGAATCATTGAGTAAAACACCTTATACCCCCAATGACACCTTACTTGATTTTAATCATCGTATGGCAATCATTACGGGACCAAACATGGGGGGTAAATCGACCTTCATGCGTCAAACTGCGTTAATCAGTTTACTCGCCTACTGTGGTAGCTTCGTCCCTGCCAAAGCAGCCAAATTAGGACCTATTGATCGTATCTTTACTCGTATTGGTTCTGCCGATGATTTATCTACAGGTAAATCAACCTTTATGGTGGAAATGACTGAAACCTCGCAGATTTTACATCATGCGACTAATCAATCCTTGGTACTCATGGACGAAGTTGGTCGTGGTACCAGTACCTATGACGGCTTATCTCTCGCATGGGCATGCGTGCTTGATTTGACCAAACGTATTAAATGCTTATGTCTTTTTGCCACACACTATTTTGAATTGACTGAGCTTTCAAAAGAAGTTGCGATTGATAATTATCATGTCACAGCAAAAGAGTTGAATGGCAATTTGATTTTACTGCATAAAGTTCAACAAGGTCCTGCAAGCCAAAGTCATGGTTTACAAGTGGCAAAACTTGCTGGCATTCCGGCAGGTGTGATTAAAGAAGCACAAAAGCGTTTGAAAATTTTAGAAAAACAACAGCAACAACAGTTACAAACTGTGGTTCAAAATGATTTATTTTCAGATGCTAATTTGACAGAGCAATTGCCTGAAGTTGAAATTATTCAGGAAGTGATCGAGGTTGAAAAATCTTCGCCAGCCTTAAATGCTTTGGCTAATCTGGATGTTGATGATTTAACACCACGTCAGGCTTTAGAACAGCTTTATCAATTAAAGCAGTTATTGAAGTCATAA
- a CDS encoding DUF481 domain-containing protein: MKRLIIAILATYTTCSYADLGPTRTDAGKVDIKENKPYRLEGDLSYLLNSTKSNGNSNTKENLAANVLFQRQVGVWGQELRAEAVSANDDGSSGSNVERYMLAGKVLHRSTDTIYQFAKLQGDKDLSSNFDYQVSLTGGVGFDLLKDEKQTLTAEAGAGYRYSKERYEPYDDFNEVIGTVAAYYEYKFNDKVKFNQDLSYEFGEKSQILRSRSSVGANLTDTVSGLVSYQIKDTQADVGNSRDSLLSVGLKYIY; encoded by the coding sequence ATGAAAAGACTTATTATTGCAATATTAGCAACATATACCACGTGTAGTTATGCTGATTTAGGACCTACGCGCACTGATGCTGGAAAAGTAGACATCAAAGAAAATAAGCCTTATCGCTTAGAAGGTGATTTGAGTTATTTACTGAACAGTACAAAGTCAAATGGCAATAGTAATACCAAGGAGAACTTAGCTGCAAATGTATTATTTCAGCGTCAAGTAGGTGTATGGGGGCAAGAACTTCGTGCAGAAGCGGTGAGTGCCAATGATGATGGTAGTTCTGGTAGTAATGTAGAGCGATACATGTTAGCTGGTAAAGTTTTACATCGTAGTACTGACACGATCTATCAATTTGCCAAGTTACAAGGCGATAAAGATTTATCCAGTAATTTTGATTACCAAGTCAGTTTAACGGGTGGTGTTGGTTTTGATCTTTTAAAAGATGAAAAACAAACACTAACCGCAGAGGCGGGCGCAGGTTATCGTTATAGTAAAGAGCGCTATGAACCTTATGATGATTTTAATGAGGTGATTGGAACGGTTGCTGCTTATTATGAATATAAATTCAATGATAAAGTGAAATTTAATCAAGATTTAAGTTATGAGTTTGGTGAAAAATCACAAATCTTACGTTCTAGAAGTAGTGTAGGCGCAAACTTAACTGATACTGTTTCAGGGCTTGTGAGCTATCAAATCAAAGATACACAAGCAGATGTGGGTAATAGCCGAGATTCATTGTTATCGGTTGGTTTGAAATATATTTATTAA
- the fdxA gene encoding ferredoxin FdxA — MTFVVTENCIKCKYQDCVEVCPVDCFYEGPNFLVISPDECIDCALCEPECPANAIFSEDELPEGQEVFIELNAELAQKWPNITQIGDQPEDREEWNGKADKLQYLEK; from the coding sequence ATGACCTTTGTTGTCACTGAAAATTGTATCAAGTGTAAATATCAAGACTGCGTAGAAGTATGTCCAGTAGACTGTTTTTATGAAGGTCCTAACTTTCTTGTAATTAGCCCAGATGAATGTATCGACTGTGCTTTGTGCGAACCAGAATGTCCAGCAAATGCTATTTTCTCTGAAGACGAATTGCCTGAGGGACAAGAAGTATTTATTGAACTAAATGCTGAACTTGCGCAAAAATGGCCAAACATCACGCAAATCGGTGATCAGCCTGAAGACCGCGAAGAATGGAACGGTAAAGCAGACAAATTACAATACTTAGAAAAATAA
- a CDS encoding D-Ala-D-Ala carboxypeptidase family metallohydrolase, whose protein sequence is MKYILKGLLAVGMTCMVLAGCTSTPQKSPTISTPHGQRIYIPEEKITIERPIQQKTMPNSYRQWLMDGENQSRARAYERFLEQNNAGNIIPSFELFRTARDWDRCGKSEYMIPSQEVWRNQLPTLKVFKYLIASKVLTDFTVTSVYRDLPLNQCAGGAGSSRHLFNSAIDFRIGPANPQPEDYAYIEYTKFKLCQFWSQYGQSLNMGLGLYSSGQIHIDTQGYRTWGPDLTRNSSMCHF, encoded by the coding sequence ATGAAATATATTTTGAAAGGTTTACTTGCTGTCGGCATGACCTGCATGGTTTTGGCTGGATGTACATCTACCCCTCAAAAGAGTCCAACAATTAGCACCCCGCATGGTCAACGTATTTATATTCCAGAAGAAAAAATTACGATTGAGCGTCCAATTCAACAAAAAACGATGCCTAACTCATATCGCCAATGGTTAATGGATGGTGAAAATCAATCGCGTGCGCGTGCATATGAACGCTTTCTTGAACAGAATAATGCAGGTAACATTATTCCAAGTTTTGAGTTGTTTAGAACCGCTCGTGATTGGGATCGATGTGGTAAATCTGAATATATGATTCCGAGCCAAGAAGTTTGGCGTAATCAACTTCCAACATTAAAAGTATTTAAATATTTAATTGCATCTAAAGTTCTTACAGATTTTACAGTGACTTCGGTTTATCGTGATCTACCATTAAATCAATGCGCGGGTGGTGCTGGTTCATCACGTCATTTGTTTAATTCAGCGATTGATTTCCGTATTGGACCTGCCAATCCTCAACCTGAAGATTATGCTTACATTGAATATACCAAGTTCAAACTTTGTCAGTTCTGGTCACAATATGGACAAAGCCTCAATATGGGACTAGGACTTTACTCATCTGGTCAGATTCATATCGATACACAAGGTTACCGTACGTGGGGACCTGACTTAACCCGTAATAGTTCGATGTGTCATTTCTAA